One genomic segment of Candidatus Binatus sp. includes these proteins:
- a CDS encoding radical SAM protein, giving the protein MTSERLHINEIFYSIQGESTHAGRPCVFVRLTGCNLRCKWCDTEYAFYEGRQMPIAEVAEIIRGYRCDLVEVTGGEPLLQEGVYPLAEAMLESGQTVMIETSGAVDVGRLDPRVIKIMDLKCPGSGECERNLWSNLDHLTRRDEIKFVVADRADYQWARDAIVARDLARRVGALLMSPVLGQLAPAALAAWILEDRIPARLQMQMHKQIWPGISRGV; this is encoded by the coding sequence ATGACTTCCGAACGCCTGCATATCAACGAAATCTTTTACAGCATCCAGGGCGAATCCACGCACGCGGGCCGGCCATGCGTGTTCGTGCGATTAACCGGATGCAACCTGCGATGCAAATGGTGCGACACCGAGTACGCATTCTACGAAGGCCGCCAGATGCCGATTGCCGAGGTCGCCGAAATAATTCGCGGCTACCGCTGCGACCTGGTCGAAGTGACCGGCGGCGAACCGCTGCTGCAGGAGGGCGTGTATCCGCTGGCGGAGGCCATGCTCGAATCCGGCCAGACCGTGATGATCGAGACGTCGGGGGCGGTGGACGTCGGCCGGCTCGACCCGCGCGTCATCAAGATCATGGACCTCAAGTGTCCGGGCAGCGGCGAATGCGAGCGGAATCTTTGGAGCAACCTCGACCATCTGACCCGCCGCGACGAGATCAAATTTGTAGTCGCCGATCGCGCGGATTACCAATGGGCCAGGGACGCAATCGTCGCGCGCGACCTTGCCCGGCGCGTGGGCGCGCTATTGATGAGCCCCGTGCTCGGACAACTGGCGCCCGCCGCGCTCGCGGCGTGGATACTCGAGGATCGAATCCCGGCGCGGCTGCAAATGCAGATGCATAAGCAGATCTGGCCGGGCATTTCCCGCGGCGTTTGA